A window of the Gossypium hirsutum isolate 1008001.06 chromosome A03, Gossypium_hirsutum_v2.1, whole genome shotgun sequence genome harbors these coding sequences:
- the LOC107887522 gene encoding receptor-like serine/threonine-protein kinase NCRK, with product MKFEVEVVLACFVTLILIQQVLCDEFSKSSGTNKWTCTCSSLYPGKQSDVLKSNCSRSCNCSPVQPNGDRWKCLCDSDGFPKVAVDNRDTTCFTACNCTAGSFSEAPVRKNYANRVVVIVLLLCVILTTLAFLASLTCYFYQKDKCPKCPIQPSTFSSDKETSCNSATNLISNNTSSAETKANISFATKPIAGCFQKASILCWSKTGNILGTICQFAYSELEIATNKFSNSNLIGLGGSSYVYRGQLKDGRIVAVKRLKIQGGPDADSIFSTEVELLSRLHHCHVVPLLGYCSEFSGKHAERLLVFEYMPNGNLRDCLDGISEETMSWETRIAIAIGAARGLEYLHEAAAPRILHRDVKSTNILLDKNCRAKITDLGMAKRLRADGLPSCSSSPARMQGTFGYFAPEYAIVGKASPMSDVFSFGVVLLELITGRQPIHKSNNKEESLVIWATPRLQDSKRVTSELPDTRLKGNFPEEEMQIMAYLAKECLLLDPDARPTMSEVVQILSTIAPDKLKRRSIPVNFYQMPSAYKTNNEAFLERHQTVIEDLYDAEEHMPSTSKSAESSRPSSMNDIRIAGKQIVTLPAECMERLVSLSSSTRSSHVHDDEGVDLLEPRFESFRMANLKSQ from the exons ATGAAGTTTGAAGTGGAAGTTGTCCTTGCTTGTTTCGttactttgattttgattcagcAAGTTCTTTGTG ATGAGTTTTCTAAGTCATCTGGCACAAACAAATGGACATGCACATGCTCTTCCTTGTATCCTGGAAAACAAAGCGACGTTCTTAAATCTAACTGTTCTAGATCCTGCAATTGCAGTCCAG TTCAACCAAATGGAGATAGATGGAAATGCTTATGTGATAGTGATGGATTCCCCAAAGTAGCAGTCGACAATCGTGATACTACCTGTTTTACTGCCTGCAACTGCACTGCCG GATCCTTTTCTGAGGCGCCAGTGAGAAAGAACTATGCTAACAGAGTTGTTGTGATTGTTCTATTACTCTGCGTAATTCTCACAACGTTGGCATTTCTTGCTTCGTTAACATGCTATTTCTACCAAAAGGACAAGTGCCCAAAGTGCCCCATCCAACCGTCAACATTCTCGTCAGATAAAGAAACTAGTTGCAACAGTGCTACCAACTTAATAAGTAACAATACTTCATCCGCAGAAACTAAGGCTAACATCAGTTTCGCTACTAAACCCATTGCAG GATGCTTCCAAAAGGCTTCAATCCTTTGTTGGAGCAAAACGGGGAACATACTTGGAACAATTTGCCAGTTTGCCTACTCTGAACTGGAAATTGCAACCAATAAGTTCTCAAATTCCAATCTAATAGGTCTTGGAGGAAGTAGCTATGTGTATCGGGGCCAGCTCAAGGATGGAAGAATTGTTGCAGTCAAGCGACTTAAAATTCAAGGAGGCCCCGATGCAGATTCCATCTTTTCAACCGAG GTTGAGCTGTTGTCAAGGCTGCATCATTGTCATGTCGTGCCCTTGCTTGGTTACTGTTCAGAATTCAGTGGGAAACATGCCGAGAGACTGCTGGTATTCGAATACATGCCTAATGGTAATCTGAGGGACTGTTTGGATGGAATTTCAGAGGAGACCATGTCCTGGGAAACTCGTATTGCGATCGCTATTGGTGCTGCAAGGGGCTTGGAATATCTCCACGAAGCTGCTGCTCCTAGAATTTTGCATAGAGATGTAAAATCGACGAATATTCTTCTTGATAAGAACTGTAGAGCAAAA ATTACTGATCTTGGTATGGCCAAACGTTTAAGAGCTGATGGACTTCCCAGCTGTTCGAGTTCTCCAGCGAGAATGCAGGGAACCTTTGGCTATTTTGCCCCAGAATATGCAATTGTTGGAAAAGCCTCACCTATGTCTGATGTTTTTAGTTTTGGTGTAGTTCTTCTGGAACTGATCACTGGTCGGCAACCCATCCACAAATCAAACAATAAAGAAGAAAGTCTTGTCATTTGG GCTACCCCTCGTTTACAGGATAGTAAGCGAGTGACCTCGGAGTTACCTGACACACGTTTGAAAGGGAATTTTCCGGAAGAAGAGATGCAGATAATGGCTTACCTAGCAAAAGAGTGCTTGCTGTTGGACCCCGATGCTCGACCAACAATGAGCGAGGTTGTGCAAATCCTCTCAACTATTGCTCCAGATAAATTGAAACGAAGAAGTATTCCTGTAAACTTTTACCAG ATGCCATCCGCCTACAAAACGAATAATGAAGCTTTTCTCGAAAGACATCAAACCGTAATCGAGGATTTATATGACGCAGAGGAACACATGCCAAGTACATCGAAGTCAGCAGAGAGCTCGCGGCCATCAAGCATGAATGATATTAGAATCGCCGGCAAACAAATAGTTACCCTGCCTGCCGAGTGCATGGAGAGGCTGGTTTCTTTGAGTTCCAGTACTAGGAGTTCGCATGTCCACGATGATGAAGGGGTAGACTTACTAGAGCCGCGGTTTGAATCGTTCCGTATGGCAAACCTTAAGTCCCAATGA